One region of Oncorhynchus nerka isolate Pitt River linkage group LG22, Oner_Uvic_2.0, whole genome shotgun sequence genomic DNA includes:
- the LOC115104600 gene encoding protein phosphatase 1 regulatory subunit 3G, translating into MSDSGLLSDSKQCSPISGKTMLSGIDEEPTENGHDEELKDGLLEPPEMYMKDRRRAKSLPAYPKQATLFEEIANNGRKRVKFADSMGLDLASVKHFSTTEEPQIPSKVFLRLQSFPPQQQDREYPIGDLCINFQSTLTMDRLVPTFKMPVESEHFETTVLQRHVNLEKVTITRFDVRGQIRTNIQSCCTREVGVRYTFNEWLSSVDAQAIPMPVDDNIVGERYTFTLYTPPFLDPTSSVHFAVYIRNDQGEFWDNNNGHNYTLKYHCTGMVTYESAAFHAT; encoded by the coding sequence ATGTCTGATTCAGGCCTCCTGTCTGATTCCAAACAGTGTTCTCCGATTTCAGGTAAAACCATGCTATCGGGAATTGACGAGGAGCCAACGGAGAATGGTCATGATGAGGAGTTGAAAGATGGCTTATTGGAACCGCCAGAAATGTATATGAAAGACAGGCGAAGAGCGAAATCCCTGCCCGCGTACCCAAAGCAGGCTACGCTTTTTGAAGAAATAGCCAATAACGGCCGAAAACGGGTGAAGTTCGCAGACTCCATGGGGCTTGATTTGGCAAGTGTGAAGCACTTCAGCACAACAGAAGAACCGCAAATCCCTTCCAAGGTATTTTTAAGACTGCAGAGCTTTCCCCCTCAACAACAGGACCGAGAGTATCCAATTGGGGACCTGTGCATAAACTTTCAATCCACCTTGACCATGGACCGTCTCGTCCCAACTTTCAAGATGCCAGTTGAGTCTGAACATTTTGAGACCACGGTATTGCAGCGCCACGTCAACCTGGAGAAGGTGACCATCACCCGGTTTGACGTCCGTGGGCAGATTCGGACAAATATTCAAAGTTGTTGCACGAGGGAAGTTGGTGTGAGGTACACGTTCAACGAGTGGCTGTCTTCCGTGGACGCGCAGGCGATACCCATGCCTGTGGATGACAATATTGTCGGTGAGCGTTATACCTTTACCTTGTACACACCTCCGTTCCTAGACCCAACTTCCTCGGTGCACTTCGCCGTGTACATCAGGAATGACCAGGGCGAGTTTTGGGATAACAACAATGGACACAACTATACCTTGAAGTATCACTGTACAGGCATGGTGACCTACGAGAGCGCGGCATTTCACGCCACTTAA